In Oncorhynchus clarkii lewisi isolate Uvic-CL-2024 chromosome 2, UVic_Ocla_1.0, whole genome shotgun sequence, one DNA window encodes the following:
- the LOC139376285 gene encoding uncharacterized protein, producing MGQSLPTPDCEPSVCPLCHGMCRNPTALRCKHIFCYCCIQELWSGSPTGPYYCPECKEEYKTLPVGFKRDTTASPWRHEAPAHTRTSSATEGRANEEDVIEINLAGWTLGKRASISQSKRLLGKRPASSPVPGGHLHDNKRQATGSSSSSHSRGRSGDRKRPATSSSSSSANQNTSSDVELSSEEEVPAAPFSLATKPPSTASVAVRGPDLTRDRSRSPRRDPPIELDEPPAATEPLTREPLNDPRKSPEAEAGHMTNTSPRRITTVELDPPPPPARDPYTPAKNPAETTITTHLRLVTPTKEKPVEAEREPLPEISNRSGPIGTFTSPTRATNNLSPGRTNLSPSLARQTSRETFLPCHYCPSQGSLPTVKTCLVCGASMCSDHLRPHLESPVFQSHTLAHPGVEDTSPWRCPEHQEMNRIYCRQCSVCVCTVCTVIGSHRDHACVSIREAERELRGNLKQEMKKMQGAEQSLISRVTEMTEKKQRFQDLSPRTMPQDYLT from the exons ATGGGTCAGTCGTTGCCGACCCCGGACTGCGAGCCCTCGGTGTGTCCTTTGTGCCACGGTATGTGTCGGAATCCGACTGCGCTGAGATGCAAACATATTTTCTGCTACTGCTGTATACAGGAGTTATGGAGTGGTTCGCCCACCGGTCCATACTACTGCCCCGAGTGCAAGGAGGAGTACAAGACATTACCGGTGGGGTTCAAGAGAGACACTACCGCAAGTCCGTGGCGACATGAAGCGCCTGCACATACACGCACCAGCtcagccacag AAGGCAGAGCCAATGAAGAGGATGTCATTGAGATAAATTTGGCGGGCTGGACCCTTGGGAAGAGAGCCTCCATCTCTCAATCCAAGCGTCTGTTAGGGAAGAGACCAGCCAGTTCTCCTGTCCCAGGAGGCCATCTTCACGACAACAAGAGACAAGCCACTggcagctcctcttcctcccactccAGGGGACGGTCTGGTGACCGTAAGAGACCcgccacttcctcttcctcctcttcagccaaTCAGAACACGTCGTCTGACGTCGAGTTGTCCAGTGAGGAGGAGGTGCCAGCAGCACCATTCTCCTTAGCAACCAAACCGCCTAGTACTGCGTCCGTCGCCGTCAGAGGTCCGGACCTGACACGTGATAGGTCTAGGTCCCCTAGGAGAGACCCACCCATTGAGCTGGATGAACCCCCTGCTGCAACAGAACCTCTTACAAGAGAACCACTGAATGACCCTAGAAAATCACCTGAAGCAGAAGCAGGTCACATGACCAACACATCGCCAAGAAGAATCACCACCGTTGAGCTGGACCCACCTCCACCCCCTGCAAGAGATCCGTACACACCCGCCAAGAATCCTGCTGAAACGACCATAACAACCCATTTACGTTTAGTCACCCCTACGAAGGAGAAGCCTGTTGAAGCTGAGCGGGAGCCTCTTCCAGAGATCTCCAACAGATCTGGTCCAATCGGCACCTTTACCTCTCCTACCCGTGCTACCAACAACCTGTCCCCTGGACGTACCAACCTGTCCCCCAGCCTGGCTCGTCAAACCTCTAGGGAGACCTTCCTACCCTGCCACTATTGCCCCAGCCAGGGCTCTCTCCCTACGGTgaagacctgcctggtgtgtggaGCCTCCATGTGCTCCGACCACCTCCGGCCTCACCTGGAGTCCCCTGTCTTCCAGAGCCACACCCTGGCACACCCTGGTGTGGAGGACACCTCACCCTGGAG GTGCCCGGAACACCAGGAGATGAACCGAATCTACTGccgtcagtgtagtgtgtgtgtctgtaccgtgtGTACCGTGATCGGGTCGCACCGGGACCACGCTTGCGTCAGCATCAGAGAGGCCGAGAGGGAGCTGAGG GGGAACCTGAAACAGGAGATGAAGAAGATGCAGGGAGCGGAACAGTCTTTAATCAGCAGAGTGACTGAGATGACAGAGAAGAAACAGAGATTCCAG